CCGCCATCCTCCTGGCCGGGGAGCCCGGTGTCGGTAAGTCGACATTGTTGCTCGAGGTCGCGGCCCAGACCGCGCGCTACAAGCACCGCACCCTGTACCTCACCGGCGAGGAGTCGGCTGCCCAGGTGCGCCTGCGCGCCGACCGGACCGGCGGCATCCAGGACGAGCTCTACCTCGCCGCCGAGACCGACCTGGGCGCCGTGCTCGGCCACGTCGAGCAGGTGAAGCCGACGCTGCTGGTCATCGACTCCGTCCAGACGATCAGTGCGAGCGACATCGACGGAGTCCCCGGCGGTGTCACCCAGGTCAAGGAGGTCGCGGCCGCCCTCATCCGGATGGCCAAGCTGCGCAACATCACGTTGGTCCTGGTCGGGCACGTCACCAAGGACGGCTCCATCGCAGGACCGCGGGTGCTCGAGCACCTCGTCGACGTGGTGCTGCACTTCGAGGGCGAGCGCGCGTCCCGGTTGCGGATGGTCCGCGCGGTCAAGAACCGGTTCGGTCCGGTCGACGAGGTCGGCTGCTTCGACCTCTCCTCCGAGGGCATCGTGGCGATCACCGATCCCACCGGACTCTTCCTCGACAGCCGCAACGGATCGGCCGCCGGCACCTGCGTCGCCGTGGCGATGGAGGGGCGGCGTCCCCTGCTCTCGGAGGTCCAGGCGCTGGTGACCCACTCCGCGGCGGAGCGGCCCCGGCGTACGACCTCGGGGGTGGACTCCTCGCGGGTCGCCATGATC
The DNA window shown above is from Marmoricola sp. OAE513 and carries:
- the radA gene encoding DNA repair protein RadA, whose amino-acid sequence is MATKKAAAAPYCCGECGWETAKWVGRCGECQAWGTVVERSAPKSRVLAGPVTTKALPIGEIPVEDAQSRSSGVPELDRVLGGGLVPGAAILLAGEPGVGKSTLLLEVAAQTARYKHRTLYLTGEESAAQVRLRADRTGGIQDELYLAAETDLGAVLGHVEQVKPTLLVIDSVQTISASDIDGVPGGVTQVKEVAAALIRMAKLRNITLVLVGHVTKDGSIAGPRVLEHLVDVVLHFEGERASRLRMVRAVKNRFGPVDEVGCFDLSSEGIVAITDPTGLFLDSRNGSAAGTCVAVAMEGRRPLLSEVQALVTHSAAERPRRTTSGVDSSRVAMILAILQQHAGIRLHSHDVFVSSVGGARLTEPSNDLAIALAIVSAYRGRPLGRQVVAVGELGLSGDLRRVRDIDVRLAEAGRMGFRSAAVPAEAPENIGRSRLMDGLRVVDVDTIRRAVDILGMSEDAGAASGS